CATCACCTTGCGTATTACGGGTGTAGACATCTCCTACCCCGACAAAATCCGCTTGTGCAAAACGAAACAGGGTGACGAGCAAGACCAGCACATTGATGGTGAGCAGTGCAACAAAGACTCTTTTTGAGGTCAGCATGGTATAGCCCCCAATGAACAAATCAGTGAGTAAGCACTTTCGTCATGAAATGAGAAAAGATACCAAGCATCAAGTAACAGTAGCAAAACGATCAGCAGCAGATATCTATCACGAAACCACAGTCGCTTAGTCGATGGTTCAGTAAAAGGTAACGCAGAGTCCGCTTCACCTGTGGTTGCAGGTTCTGCGTGAGGTCGTTGCGGCGCAGCATCAGCCACGACGCAATGGCGAGACAATCGATAACCGACGTTACGGATAGATTCCAAATCCGAGGTTGGGCTTAGCTCAAGGATACGTCTGAGTTTCGACACCATGTTGTTAACGACTTGATTACTGACTTCTTGATTGGGCCAGCACGCATCAGGGTACTCATGATGAGGCACGACCTCCCCTTGCCGCTGACAAAGATAGAGCAAAAAAGCGATTTCACGTTGACTGAGTTTATGGCGCACTTGCCCTTGCACAACGGTGCCACTGCTGGTGTCAACTCGCCATCCATTGACGATATATATGTATTCCAAGACTTCACCCGAGTGGTAAGCAACAGACGTAATTACAGGATAATAAAGGTATGTCTATTCAAACAAGGATCTGTCAGGCCATCAGTGCGAGCATTTGTACCTTGATAGTACAATCAAGCGTCATGGCTGCAACGTTACCTGATGATCATGAACAAATCATCCAACAAGAGCTCGCCCAGCGGCCATCATACTTTGACATAAAAGATATACCAGAAATTACTGATAAAAGACCCATACGTATCGTTGTAGAGCGTGGTCTAGGCAAAAGACTCCTAGCACCTTATATCATCCCCAAGTTCTCAGAGAAAACAGGGATTGAAGTGGAAGTGATCGAGCTCACATTAGAGCAGATGCTCAAAGAGCAACGCACTTCCGTCGTCAACCTACAAAGTCAGTACGACATGATATCTATTGAAGGCTCTTGGCTAAAAGGCTGGGCAGACCAAAGCTTGGTCTACTCATTAAGTGCCTTGGCCAAACGCTTTGACAGTGTCAGCAGTTTCAGCGCTCATACCAGCTACTTCTATTCTTCGCTGTTAACCATGATGAGCTATGAGCAGGAGCTGTATGCGCTACCTTACTCTAACTACACCATGGTCAATCACTATCGACACGACCTGTTTGAGCATCCAAGCGAGCAGCAGACATTTCTCGCCCAATACGGTTACCCACTTGCTCCGCCAAATGATGTGCAACAACTGCTTGATGTTGCCGAATTCTTCACCCGAAGCAAAGGCAGTGCATTGGCGGGAGAAACACTCAGTGAGGATTTTTATGGTGTAACACTGATGGCAGGGTACGCACCCCATGTCGGTGACGAGTTCTCTACCTTAATCTGGGGGTTAAAAGGCCAGTGGTTCAAACCGGCTTACCACAATAACCTCAACTCAATACATGGCTTCTACATCGACGATGCAAATCCTGAATTCTTGCAGACCGCAGAAATTTACAAACAGCTACTCAAGTTTGCTCCTCCTCAAGCGTTGAGCTCTAGTTGGCGAGAAGGTTCTCAACAGTTCCGTCACGGTAAAACAGCGATGTACCCATTTTCTTATAACAATGTATGGGCGCTGAATGCGCAAGTCGAAACCTTGGTACCAGGAGCCAAAATAGCCGCAGCGCAAGTACCGCTTGGCCAGCCCTACTTTGGCGGTTGGGGGATTGCGATTCCAATTGATGCTCGCAACGTAGAAGGGGCTTATTGGCTGAGCAAATATATGACCTCCTTTGAGGCGCAATTTGCCAATACACTCACTGCGGGCTCCCCTTGCCGTATCGATGTTGCAACCCACGAATTCTTTGCCCGGCCAGAACAGCACCTCAATGGCGGAGCTCTGAACCAAGGACACATAGCGCTCACAGCCTGGCGCGATAACTGGCAAGACAAAGGCCATTACACCAGCATTGCCATGCAGCATATTTATGACGTAATACAAGAAACCAGCTACTCGGTAGCCTCTCAACGGTTAGCCCCAGAGTTTGCTCTATCCAGTGCTAACAAAAAAATAAAAGAGCTTCACAACCGTCACGGGCGAAGCCCATTCAAAGTGGCACCTCTAGAAGGATTTGCCCAATGAAAATGACCGTTCAACGTAAACTGCTGGCAGGCTTTTTGGCCATCACGATTGGCTCTACACTCGCCTCAGTGCTTAACTTAGAAGCGCTACATACCTTAGGTCATAAGCTTACCCGAATTACGACCTTTAAGATGACCGATCTAGAGAACGCTATCCGCGCCAACTCTGCCATCGAAGATATCGCTGAAGCCTCTATATTTATTGACCAGCAAGGCACTGATACCCTGCTTGCTCAATACAAAAGTAGCTGGCACCAAGCGCACACCGCTCTATCACTGATCACCCCGGAAAGTTTGCAAGAGTCTGGCTTAACGACTCAAAAGTTAGACTCACTGCTTAACGACTACCTCGAAGATCTGACCGAGATAGATCACCTGATGACCAGTCGCCAAATGATCGTCAATAAAGAGCACAAGCTGCTCAGCAGTCTCGATAAGCTCGAACCTGAACTCAACAAAGCCACCAAGACCATTCAAGCTTACTTTGAGTCTGCAGACATCCGTCAGCCTTCCTTGTCACTTTCCCGTTATGAAGCGGTCTCCCCTGAGTTCAATGCCATCATGTTCGAAGATATGTCGACCATGAGCTTGCTCAATACCACCGCTTACAATCTCAATGCACTTTATCAGGTAATGCTGCGAGTGATCTCAGCGGAAGACAATCGTCAACTAGCCAAACTGCAATTGTCATTAGTGCAAATCAAAACCGAATTAGACCACCAGTTCACAATGCTAAGAGGCCATTTCATCGGTCAGTCGCTACTCAACGTGTATCAGGAACTCATGCCCTTCATGGTCGGAGAAGAGTCCCTTATTCATCTCAAACGTCGAAAGCTACGTTTTACTGGTGTGATCACGGGTAAACTCAGTAGCCACCAGCAAACGGCGATGCAACTGCTATCAAATACCTCGTTGCTGGTG
This portion of the Vibrio sp. SCSIO 43136 genome encodes:
- a CDS encoding winged helix-turn-helix domain-containing protein is translated as MEYIYIVNGWRVDTSSGTVVQGQVRHKLSQREIAFLLYLCQRQGEVVPHHEYPDACWPNQEVSNQVVNNMVSKLRRILELSPTSDLESIRNVGYRLSRHCVVADAAPQRPHAEPATTGEADSALPFTEPSTKRLWFRDRYLLLIVLLLLLDAWYLFSFHDESAYSLICSLGAIPC
- a CDS encoding extracellular solute-binding protein, whose protein sequence is MSIQTRICQAISASICTLIVQSSVMAATLPDDHEQIIQQELAQRPSYFDIKDIPEITDKRPIRIVVERGLGKRLLAPYIIPKFSEKTGIEVEVIELTLEQMLKEQRTSVVNLQSQYDMISIEGSWLKGWADQSLVYSLSALAKRFDSVSSFSAHTSYFYSSLLTMMSYEQELYALPYSNYTMVNHYRHDLFEHPSEQQTFLAQYGYPLAPPNDVQQLLDVAEFFTRSKGSALAGETLSEDFYGVTLMAGYAPHVGDEFSTLIWGLKGQWFKPAYHNNLNSIHGFYIDDANPEFLQTAEIYKQLLKFAPPQALSSSWREGSQQFRHGKTAMYPFSYNNVWALNAQVETLVPGAKIAAAQVPLGQPYFGGWGIAIPIDARNVEGAYWLSKYMTSFEAQFANTLTAGSPCRIDVATHEFFARPEQHLNGGALNQGHIALTAWRDNWQDKGHYTSIAMQHIYDVIQETSYSVASQRLAPEFALSSANKKIKELHNRHGRSPFKVAPLEGFAQ